Proteins from a genomic interval of Quercus robur chromosome 9, dhQueRobu3.1, whole genome shotgun sequence:
- the LOC126700016 gene encoding uncharacterized protein LOC126700016 isoform X1, whose amino-acid sequence MSKQEIEEEKMSKTQNGVIISVYVESPKIGSPQRTRTAAIKKSTNKPKSSSSSVSKKPQIAARKKGFDRRAQLLAYARELRNAGSQEAQRPKLKKWKWLTIPMSLCFPSRRILERTSSRWRYERIPTEVYTENIVDSSCGSECISGKKRRAIKRIKSHFFVKLVTQCLSFILYHLLFPSFAFWL is encoded by the exons ATGAGTAAGCAAGAGATTGAGGAAGAGAAAATGAGCAAGACCCAGAATGGAGTTATCATCTCTGTCTACGTGGAATCACCCAAAATTGGATCTCCTCAAAGAACAAGAACTGCTGCTATAAAGAAAAGTACTAACAAGCccaaatcatcatcatcatcagttTCCAAAAAGCCTCAAATCGCAGCAAGAAAGAAAGGGTTTGATCGCCGGGCTCAGCTTCTAGCCTACGCTAGAGAATTGAGAAATGCTGGTTCCCAAGAGGCTCAAAGGCCTAAGCTCAAG AAATGGAAATGGTTGACAATACCAATGAGCCTGTGCTTTCCGTCTCGTCGGATTCTTGAAAGAACCAGTAGCCGATGGAGATATGAGCGCATACCAACAGAAGTTTACACAGAAAATATTGTAGATTCGTCGTGTGGTTCCGAATGCATCAGTGGCAAGAAGAGAAGGGCCATTAAGAGGATCAAATCTCACTTCTTTGTAAAACTTGTAACACAATGTCTTTCATTTATTCTTTACCATTTACTTTTCCCgagttttgcattttggttATGA
- the LOC126701037 gene encoding uncharacterized protein LOC126701037 — MAGDPMKRNQNLYCQYYQESGHTTKNCRNLRNHLDQLVREGKLRHLLHHSSGQQGQANPESRRDISLRPPIGTINVIFVAPGRTNSCPSRVMPVARLPTEDDDWESKKAKKEASPVLGFSDEDLIGTIQPHDDALVVTLKIGGYDVKRVLVD, encoded by the coding sequence atggcaGGAGACCCTATGAAGCGCAACCAAAACCTGTATTGCCAATACTACCAAGAATCGGGGCACACCACTAAGAATTGCAGGAACTTAAGGAACCACTTGGACCAGCTAGTCCGAGAAGGAAAATTAAGGCATCTCTTACATCATTCCAGTGGTCAACAAGGACAGGCGAATCCTGAGTCTCGGAGAGACATCTCCTTAAGACCTCCTATaggcacaataaatgtcatttttgTTGCTCCGGGAAGGACCAACTCTTGTCCTTCCAGGGTAATGCCTGTGGCTCGGCTTCCCACTGAGGATGATGATTGGGAGTCCAAAAAGGCCAAGAAGGAAGCCTCACCAGTGCTGGGCTTCTCAGACGAAGATTTGATcggaaccatccaacctcatGATGATGCTCTAGTGGTCACACTCAAGATTGGAGgatatgatgtgaagagagtgCTAGTAGATTAG
- the LOC126700016 gene encoding uncharacterized protein LOC126700016 isoform X2 — MSKQEIEEEKMSKTQNGVIISVYVESPKIGSPQRTRTAAIKKSTNKPKSSSSSVSKKPQIAARKKGFDRRAQLLAYARELRNAGSQEAQRPKLKKWKWLTIPMSLCFPSRRILERTSSRWRYERIPTEVYTENIVDSSCGSECISGKKRRAIKRIKSHFFSKLRCMLKELSCSCKNI, encoded by the exons ATGAGTAAGCAAGAGATTGAGGAAGAGAAAATGAGCAAGACCCAGAATGGAGTTATCATCTCTGTCTACGTGGAATCACCCAAAATTGGATCTCCTCAAAGAACAAGAACTGCTGCTATAAAGAAAAGTACTAACAAGCccaaatcatcatcatcatcagttTCCAAAAAGCCTCAAATCGCAGCAAGAAAGAAAGGGTTTGATCGCCGGGCTCAGCTTCTAGCCTACGCTAGAGAATTGAGAAATGCTGGTTCCCAAGAGGCTCAAAGGCCTAAGCTCAAG AAATGGAAATGGTTGACAATACCAATGAGCCTGTGCTTTCCGTCTCGTCGGATTCTTGAAAGAACCAGTAGCCGATGGAGATATGAGCGCATACCAACAGAAGTTTACACAGAAAATATTGTAGATTCGTCGTGTGGTTCCGAATGCATCAGTGGCAAGAAGAGAAGGGCCATTAAGAGGATCAAATCTCACTTCTTT AGTAAATTAAGGTGTATGTTGAAAGAATTATCATGCAGTTGTAAAAACATATGA
- the LOC126698334 gene encoding uncharacterized protein LOC126698334: MAKVSKVRRKTNARNHGVTRSPSPSCCRNNFKDVHLKKRRSKASDKKDWKNATCPVCLEYPHNAVLLLCSSYNKGCRTFMCATSHRYSNCLEQYKKAYTKVTPIQSSQHLDVLVENSSLISGLEHHNEKMEVPELLCPLCRGQVKGWTVVEPARKYLNAKKRSCMLDDCSFVGTYKQLRKHVRSKHPLACPRAVDPVLKEKWKRLEREREQSDVISTIISSTPGAVVLGDYVLEPNYGDTSDSDLDDYFDDAFFPLASFDRGRTHGIYSRSRNNRDHGLFDGDFVHATAVRSAASYGRGVRSAASYGRGVRSAASYGHGERSLQVARSRRQWRRHIRATLF; encoded by the coding sequence ATGGCTAAAGTCAGCAAAGTGCGACGTAAGACTAACGCCCGTAATCATGGGGTTACCCGTTCTCCATCGCCATCTTGCTGTCGGAATAATTTCAAAGATGTTCACCTTAAGAAGAGACGTTCGAAAGCATCAGACAAGAAAGATTGGAAAAATGCAACCTGCCCAGTTTGTTTGGAGTACCCTCACAATGCTGTTCTCCTTCTTTGTTCCTCTTATAACAAGGGTTGTCGCACTTTTATGTGTGCCACTAGCCATCGGTATTCCAACTGTCTTGAGCAATACAAGAAAGCCTACACAAAAGTTACTCCCATTCAAAGTTCTCAACATTTGGATGTGTTAGTGGAAAATTCGAGTTTAATTTCTGGTCTGGAGCATCACAATGAAAAGATGGAAGTGCCAGAGCTTTTATGCCCTCTCTGTCGTGGGCAGGTGAAGGGTTGGACTGTGGTTGAGCCAGCAAGAAAATATCTGAATGCAAAGAAGAGATCCTGCATGCTGGATGATTGTTCATTTGTTGGAACTTATAAGCAACTCAGAAAACATGTTAGGTCGAAGCACCCATTGGCCTGTCCGCGAGCAGTGGACCctgtacttaaagaaaaatggaaGAGGCTTGAGCGTGAGAGGGAGCAAAGTGATGTGATCAGCACAATTATCTCATCAACACCTGGGGCTGTGGTTCTGGGGGACTATGTGTTAGAGCCTAACTATGGTGACACTTCTGATTCTGATTTGGATGACTATTTTGATGATGCTTTCTTTCCTCTGGCATCATTTGATCGTGGACGTACTCATGGCATTTACTCACGGAGTAGAAATAATAGGGACCATGGCTTGTTTGATGGTGATTTTGTGCATGCTACCGCTGTTCGTTCTGCTGCTTCATATGGCCGTGGTGTTCGTTCTGCTGCTTCATATGGACGTGGTGTTCGTTCTGCTGCTTCATATGGACATGGTGAACGTAGTTTACAAGTTGCACGTTCTAGGAGGCAATGGAGGCGGCATATAAGAGCAACACTTTTCTGA